Within Sinorhizobium sp. RAC02, the genomic segment TCTTCATAGATATGCTCGATGCGCCCGGTATTGAACGAGGAGGAGCGGCGCTTGATGCCGTGCACGACATAACCCTTGTCGAGCAGCAGTTGTGCGAGATAGGCGCCATCCTGACCCGTTACGCCCGTAATCAAAGCCACCCGTTTCTTGGACAAGTCTGTTCTCCGTGGTGAAGGTGCAAGCGGCTTTAAACCCGAACGCCCGGGCGATCAACCGCCGAATCCGGACGGCCGATCTTATCGCGCGAGCAGGCCGGCGATACGGTTCTTCAGGTGAAGCGCCTCGCGGAAGGCAAAATCGCCTGCCGTCAACAGCAGATGGCCCTTGCGCGATGCGCGCTGGCTCTTCAGTATGGCCGTGCCGTTGCCGCGCGCCGCTGTGCCGTTTTTGGCGACGACATTGGCGATCAGCGTGAGGATATTGTGGTCTTCCAGCACGCGGCGGCGCGCTTCGATAATGGCAGGCCGGCGCTTCTCGTATTCGCCGTTATCGATCGCCGCGCGCATGATGGCGAACGCCTCGTCCGGCTTGCGGATGTCGATAGCAATAAAACTTTCGGCCGGGAAATAATCGGCGGCATTCGGCGCGCCGAAATAGAAGGGCAGCGACAGGCCGAGGAAAGGGTCGGCGAGCTTTTCGGTGAAATGGTGTGGGGCGAGGTGGTTCTCGATCGCCAGATGATACTTGTAGGGATCGATCGCTTCAGCCTTGTCGTCGACCGGTCGATGGCCACGGCCGAAAACGTCGAGGTCGGGCATGCGCGCCGCCATCGCCTGCGTGAAGTCGTAACGCAGCCGGTGCAGAGTGTGGCCCTGCCGCTTGGTCGAGCAGACGGTGCCGACAACTTTCGTCTTTTCCGGGAAGTGCTTGGCAATTTCATCTGCCGTCATCAGGTGCTGGCTGCCGTTGCCGTAGAACCAGCGCAGGCCCGCCTGGCTATAGACCCGGCCGAGGTGGCGGAGCGCAAAGGGCTCCTGGCTCGTCACCACATGGCCGAACTGCCGTGTATAGGCGCGACTGTAAATCTTGATGCCGGAAGGCTCCGTTGTAAAGAGGATGGTGTTTTGCGGCGCACAGGCGAGCTCTTCCACCCGTATCGGGCGGCGTTCGCCGCCTGCCGGGGGCATGTTCTCGTAGACCGCCAGCCAATCGTAGTCGCGCGCATCCGGATCGAAGGTAAAGGTCATGCCGTGGCGTTGCGCAAAGCCCGCCGAAAGCTGCCGGGCGAGCGGGCTTATGCCATGCGCCCGGTTGATCGGGCCCATGACCTTGACCACGGTGGCGACGCGGCCGCCACCGGTCTGACTATTGTCTTCTTCGGAAAGAATAGCAGTTCTCCTTCGAACGGCCGCTGCTATCATCCCCAGGTGATGGCGAGGATTTCGTAGGCCTTGGAGCCGCCGGGTGCGTTCACTTCGATCGATTCGCCGACTTCCTTGCCGATCAGCGCGCGGGCGATGGGCGAGGAGATGGAAATGCGGCCCTGCTTCACGTCGGCTTCCTGGTCGCCGACGATCTGGTAGACCTTCTCTTCCTCGGTGTCCTCATCCATGAGTTTGACCTTGGCGCCGAACTTGATTGTCGAGCCCGACATCTTGGAGAGATCGATGACCTCCGCACGCGCGACAAAGTCTTCAAGTTCGCCGATACGGCCTTCATTATGGCTCTGGGCTTCCTTGGCGGCGTGATACTCGGCGTTTTCCGACAGGTCGCCATGGGCGCGCGCTTCGGCAATCGCTTCAATGATTCTCGGACGCTCTTCCTGCTGACGCCAGCGCAGTTCTTCCTGCAGCTTGACGAAACCGCCGTGAGTCATCGGTACCTTTTCAACCATTTTATCCCGTCCTTCAGCCCACGCCACCCAGGCTCCCGCCCGCGCGAACGCAAAAGAAAACGGTCTCCGGAGAAGAATCCCCGGAACCGTCGAAAGCATTTGAACGGTCCTTATAGCAGATTGCGTCGGCCGAAAGCCAGTTTTTTCGCCGCAGGGGAGCATCCGCCCACAGCGGATCGGGAACAATCGCCCGGTGGCATCGTTAGCTAGGGATCGCGGGAGGCGTGTAATGACGATCGGCAATTCTGTGAATCTCGAAGGCCGGATCAACGCGCATCGGCGTCTGCTTGTCGAGCTGCTTTCGGTGATTGCCGCAATTCCCGAGGCGCGCGAGGCGTTGATGGCCATGGCGCGCGACAGCGAAACGGTTTCCGACCACGAGGAAGATCCGGGCATCGAGCCCGATGCCACCTTCGCCGCTCAGCAGATCGCCGACGATGAAATCCGTGCGATCCTGAAGGATGCGATGGCCCGCCTCCAAAACAAGCTATGAGGACAAGATCATGGGTGTGATGCAGACAATTTCCGGTTACTTCAAACAGTTCGTCGGCGAAGTGTCAGGCAATCAGGCGATGCACGACCAAGGACGTCGCGAGGCGGCGGATGGCGGCTATCAGGAGAAGGACGAGCAGGCCGTACCGGTCGCGCCGCGTTCCGTGCCGGGTGCCGAGAGTGTCGTTTCGGCAGAAACCGGCCGCGAAAAGATTATCCATGCTGACGCCGTTCCACAGTTCGAAGTCTCTCAGGCCGGCCGGACGAATGACGGCATTTCGAGTGCCAAGCCGCGGGCCGTCACCGGCAGCGATGATGCCACGGTCCACCGCACGCCGCCCGGAATGGAGGCCTCCGCCCGCGATTGGTCCGCCGGCTTCGACGAAGCCGCACCGCGGCAGGATACGGAGACGCCGGTTGCCGACTATTCCGATGTCGAGCAGCTGAAACTCTACCGTCTTGTCCCGATCGCCGCGGCGACGGACACCAACTGGGATCTTGCGTCGAACCAGGGGGAGGTGATCGTGCGCGCCCGATCGAGCGGGGATGCCCGTGTCGTGGCGGCGGAAGCCGAACTCGACTTCTTGGAAATCGATGCTCTTCCCGGCGACGGCAATTCCACGACGTCGTCGAGTGCCTTCCGCAACGAAAAACTCTACACGGTCATCGATGAAACCGACCCGGCCTTTCCGGTCGAAGGCCGGCGCGCGGTTGTCGCCGGCACGGTCCGCGTCGACAACATTCGCCCAACCGAGTTTTAAGGAGGCCGCCATGACCCGGAGCCAATCTGCCCGCACGGCGGCGAAACAGCGCGGCATTCAGGACGAGGTGGCAGAGGCCGACTGCAAGGACGAGGGCGAAAAGCCGAAGGCCATGCAGGCCGGTGCGCGCCTTTATCCGGTGCCACCGTTCCCCAAGCAGCACCAGCCGAAGCCCGGCAGCGAGGCGACGCTCGACCCGCTGCCGATGTACGACGCTCCGTTCTACAAGGGTTCGGAGAAGCTGAAGGGCAAGGTGGCGCTCATCACCGGCGGTGATTCCGGCATCGGCCGGGCGGTGGCGGTGCTTTTTGCCCGGGAGGGTGCGGATGTGGCGATCGCCCATCTCGCCGAAGGGCAGGACGCGAAGGACACGATTGCTGCGGTCGAGAAAGAAGGCCGGCGCTGTATCGCCTTCGCCGGCGACGTCAAGGACACGGCTTTTTGTCTGCAGATGGTCAAATGTACGGTGAAGGATCTAGGCGGCCTCGATATCCTCGTGAACAACGCAGCCTTCCAGGTCCACACCAAGGATATTCTCGATCTTTCGGAAGAGCATTTCGACGAGACGCTGAAGACCAATCTTTATGGCTATTTCTTCATGGCGCAGGCGGCGGTTCCGCATATGAAACCGGGATCGGCGATCATCAACACCGGATCGGTCACCGGCCTGGAGGGCTCGAAGGCTCTGCTCGATTATTCGATGACCAAGGGCGGCATCCATGCCTTCACCCGTTCGCTGGCGGGCCAGCTCGTGCCGCGCGGTATCCGCGTCAATGCGGTGGCGCCGGGGCCGGTCTGGACGCCGCTCAACCCTTCCGACAAGGAAGCTGAGGATGTCGCAAAATTCGGCGCCGATACGCCGATGAAGCGGCCCGCCCAACCGGAGGAACTGGCACCGGCCTACGTCTTCCTCGCCTCGCCGCAGTGCTCCAGCTACATTACCGGCGAAGTGTTGCCGATCATCGGCGGCTATTAGGAACAAAAAAGCCGGGCGGTAGGACCGCCCGGCTTTTCATGTCTTGGCAAATGGTGCTCAGAAATACGACTGCAGCGGCCGCACTTCGAGCTGGCCCTGCTTCAGCGCCCGAATCGCCTGCGCGGCGGCGAGTGCGCCGGCCATGGTCGTGTAGTACGGCACCTTCTGCATCAGGGCGGCGCGGCGGAGCGACTTCGAATCCGAGATCGCCTTGTTGCCGTCCGTCGTGTTGATGACGAGGCTGACCTGGCGGTTGCGGATGGCGTCCTCGATGTGGGGACGGCCTTCCTGCACCTTGTTGATCTTGATCGCCTCGATGCCCTTTTCCGCGAGGAAGCGGGCAGTGCCGGACGTCGCCATGACCTTGAAGCCGATGCCGGTCAGGATGTTGATGGCGGGCAGCACGCGTTCCTTGTCCTCGTCGCGCACCGACACGAAGACCGTGCCTTCCCGCGGCAGGTCGACGCCGGCGCCGAGCTGCGACTTGGCGAAGGCCAGCGCGAAATCCGTGTCGAGGCCGATGACTTCGCCAGTCGAGCGCATTTCCGGGCCGAGCAGTGTGTCGACACCCGGGAAGCGGGCGAAGGGGAAGACGGCTTCCTTGACGGCGATGTGCTTGAGGTTGCGCGGGTCCGGCTTTTCGCCATAGGCGGCGATCGCCACATCGAGGCTCTCGCCGGCCATGACGCGGGCTGCGATCTTAGCGATCGGCGCGCCGATGGTCTTTGCCACGAAGGGCACCGTGCGCGAGGCGCGCGGGTTCACTTCGAGCACGTAGATCGTGCCGTCCTTGATGGCGTACTGCACGTTCATCAGGCCGCCGACATTCAGTGCCTTTGCCAAAGCTTTTGTCTGGCGTTCCAGCTCATCGACGGTCTCATTGGACAACGTGTGGACCGGCAGCGAGCAGGCCGAGTCGCCCGAATGGATGCCGGCTTCCTCGATATGTTCCATGATGCCCGAGACGAAAACGTCCTTGCCGTCGCAGAGCGCGTCGACATCGACTTCCACCGCGTTCGACAGGTAGCTGTCGAAGAGCAGCGGGTTCTTGCCGAGCAGGGTGTTGATCTGGCCGGTCTTGTCGTTCGGATAGCGCTGCTTGATGTCTTCCGGCACGAGGCCCGGAACGGTGTCGAGCAAGTAGGTCTGCAGCATCGATTCCGAATGGATGATCTGCATGGCGCGGCCGCCGAGCACGTAGGACGGGCGCACGACGAGCGGGAAGCCGATCTCGGCCGCGACAAGACGGGCCTGCTCGACGGAATAGGCGATGCCGTTGTTCGGCTGGGCGAGGTCCAGCTTCTGGAGCAGCTTCTGGAAGCGATCGCGGTCTTCGGCAAGGTCGATCATGTCGGGCGCGGTGCCGAGGATCGGGATGCCGTTCTTTTCCAGCGCTTCGGCAAGCTTCAGTGGCGTCTGGCCGCCGAACTGCACGATGACGCCGACGAGTTCGCCGTTGGTCTGCTCGGCCTTCAGGATTTCGATGACGTCTTCTGCGGTCAGCGGCTCGAAATAGAGACGGTCGGAGGTGTCGTAGTCGGTCGAGACCGTTTCCGGGTTGCAGTTGATCATGATCGCTTCATAGCCGGCATCCTTCAGCGCGAAGGCGGCGTGGCAGCAGCAATAGTCGAACTCGATGCCCTGGCCGATGCGGTTCGGGCCACCGCCGAGGATGACGACCTTCTTGCGGTTGGAAATCTCGGCTTCCGAGCGCGTCGCACCGGCAAACGGCGTCTCGTAGGTCGAGTACATGTAGGCGGTCGGTGAGGCGAATTCGGCGGCGCAGGTGTCGATGCGCTTGAAGACCGGGCGCACATCGAGGCGGTTGCGCAGTTCCGCGACTTCCTTCGGACGCTTGGCCGACAGAGTGGCGAGGCGGGCGTCGGAGAAGCCCATGGCCTTCAGCATGCGCAGGTTTTCGGCGTCTTCCGGCAGGCCGTGCTCGCGGATGCGGGCCTCCATGTCGACGATCGCCTTCAGCTGCTCGAGGAACCACGGGTCGATCTTCGAGCCTTCATGCGCTTCTTCGAGGGTGAAGCCGAGGCGAAGTGCCTGGGCGACCATGCGCAGGCGGTCCGGCGTCGGCGTGGAAATGGCGGCGCGGATGGCATTCTTGTCATTGCCGTCGCTGAGGCCGGGGATTTCGATCTCGTCGAGGCCGGTCAGGCCCGTTTCGAGGCCGCGCAGCGCCTTCTGCAGCGATTCGGCGAAGGTGCGGCCGATCGCCATGACTTCACCGACCGACTTCATCGCCGTCGTCAGCGTCGGTTCGGCGCCCGGGAACTTTTCGAAGGCGAAACGCGGGATCTTCGTCACGACATAGTCGATCGACGGTTCGAACGAGGCCGGCGTCGCGCCACCGGTAATGTCGTTTTCCAGCTCGTCGAGCGTATAGCCGATGGCGAGTTTGGCGGCGATCTTGGCGATCGGGAAGCCGGTCGCCTTCGACGCGAGCGCAGAAGAGCGCGAAACGCGCGGGTTCATTTCGATGACGACGAGGCGGCCGTTTTCCGGATTGACGGCAAACTGCACGTTCGAGCCGCCGGTCTCGACGCCGATCTCGCGCAGCACCGCAATCGAGGCGTTGCGCATGATCTGGTATTCTTTGTCCGTCAGCGTGAGGGCAGGGGCGACCGTGATCGAATCACCCGTGTGCACGCCCATCGGATCGATGTTTTCGATGGAGCAGATGATGATGCAGTTGTCCGCCGTATCGCGGACGACCTCCATCTCGTATTCCTTCCAGCCGAGCACCGATTCTTCGATCAGCACTTCGGTGGTCGGCGAGGCGTCGAGGCCGGAATTGACGATCTCGAAGAATTCCGAGCGGTTGTAGGCGATGCCGCCGCCGGTGCCGCCCATCGTGAAGGACGGGCGGATGATGGCGGGAAGGCCGATCGTGTCGAGCGCCTGCGCGCCGATCGCCATGGCATGGCTCATGTAGCGCTGCTTGCGGTCGGTCTCGCCGAGGTTCCACTGGTTTTCCAGCTCGTCCAGCGCCTTGTCGAGCGCATCGCCGGACAGCTGCGCCTTCACCTTGGCGCGCTCGGCCTCATGCGCCTTGCGGTCGACGTCCTTGATCTCGGTGGCGTTGGCGAGTAGCGACTTCGGCGTCTCGAGGCCGATGCGGGCCATCGCTTCGCGGAACAGCGCGCGGTCTTCGGCCATGTCGATGGCGGCTGGCTTGGCGCCGATCATCTCGACATTGTAGCGGTCGAGTACGCCCATGCGCTTCAGCGAGAGCGCCGTGTTGAGCGCGGTCTGGCCGCCCATGGTGGGGAGAAGCGCGTCCGGCCGTTCCTTGGCGATGATTTTTGCCACGACTTCCGGGGTGATCGGTTCGACATAGGTCGCGTCGGCAAGGCCCGGGTCGGTCATGATCGTCGCCGGGTTGGAGTTGACGAGGATGACGCGGTAGCCTTCCTCCTTCAGCGCCTTGCAGGCCTGGGTGCCGGAATAGTCGAATTCGCAGGCCTGACCGATGACGATCGGCCCCGCGCCGATGATGAGGATCGATTTCAAATCTTGGCGCTTGGGCATCTCTCTATCCGTTCTTCCGCGTGCGCGAAAAACCGGCCATGGTGATGGGTTCACCGGGCCGGGCGCGCAAAATGGTCTTTCAAGGCTAGAAGCGGCTTATAGGCAAATGCGGGGGCAAGCGGAACCCCGAAAATGGAGCCATCGACAGGAAAAGTCAGGGACGCATACCATCCTGCCGTCGGCAAACACGCGGCGTCCATAATAGTCTTGTATCGGTCGGCAAATTTCGTCTTCTTGGAGGGAGAATCGGTCACGCGGGGAAAATCCCAGTGCGGGTCGATTTTGGGAGTGTGAACGATGCTGCCGCAGGAAACCGATGTGCTGATCGTCGGGGCGGGACCAAGCGGTCTCGCGCTCGCCGTCACCCTGCAACAGGCGGGTATCCGTCCTGTCATCGTCGATCGGCTCGCCGCCGGCGGGAACACCTCACGCGCCGCCGTTGTCCATGCGCATACGCTTGAAGTGCTGGAACGCATCGGCGTGACCGACGAATTCGAGGCGCGGGGTCTCGTTCTCACCCGCTTTGCTTTGCGCGATCATGACAAGGCGTTGCTGGAGCTCGATTTCTCCATGCTGCCCTCGCGCTACGCCCAGATCCTCATGATCCCGCAGGACGAGACCGAAGCGATCCTTGCCGAGCGATTGGCGAATCTCGGCGGCAATGTCGAGCGCGGTGTTTCCGCAACGACGATCGAGCCCGATTCGAGTGGGGCGACGGTGCATCTCGAAACGTTGGATGGTCCGAGGACGATCCGAGCGCGTTATGTCGTTGGCGGTGACGGCATGCACAGCGTGGTGCGCAGTGCGGCCGGCATCACCTTCGATGGCGAGACCTACGGCGAATCTTTCGTGCTCGCCGACGTGCACATGGACTGGGGCTTGAGCGACGAGGTGACGTTGTTCTTCTCGCCTGAGGGCATGGGGGTCGTCGCGCCGCTGCCGGACAACCGCTACCGCATCGTCGCACCGGTCGAGGCGGCCCCGGAAGCGCCCGACGCCGCCTTCGTGCAGGCGCTTCTCGACGCCCGCGGCCCGCGCCGGAATCCCGGTCGCGTGCGCGATGTCATCTGGAGTTCGCGTTTCCGCGTGCACCATCGTGTCGCCCCGCGCTATCGCTCCGGTCCGCTCTTCATCATGGGGGATGCGGCCCATGTGCACAGCCCGGCCGGCGGGCAGGGCATGAACACCGGGCTGGTCGATGCGGTCGTGCTCGGGCAATTGCTTGCCGATGTGCTGCGCGGCAAGGCGCCGGAAGCGACGCTGGACCTTTACGAGGAGAAGCGTCGTCCGGCCGCCGCTGAAGTGCTGGAACTGGCAAGCCGCCTGACGAAGGTCGCGACCGTGCGCAGTTCGCTCGGCCGCGTCGTGCGTAACCTCACCTTGCGCGTTCTCGGCTCTTCGCCGGTCTTCCGTCGCAAGCTTACGCTTAACCTGTCGGGTCTCGCCCGAAAGGGGATGGGCATGGTGCCTCCGCGCTGAGGGCTACCCCCTCATCCGGCCCTTCGGGCCACCTTCTCCCCGAGGGGAGAAGGAAACGAGGCGTTGGTGACCTTCCCCTTCTCCCCAGCGGGGAGACGGTGCCGGCAGGCGGATGAGGGGGATGCCGCAGGCATCGAGCGTGGCGTCTACTCAATCCGTCGCCAGTATTCCCGGCAGTTCCTGCAAGATGCTGTCCCTTGCCCGCAGGCTCGTGCGCGGCTCCTGCTTCTTCTCGTCCTGCACCAACTGGGCGAAAACCACGGTGCGTTCGTCGCGGCGTGCCCATCCGACATACCAACCCCATGGCCGGTTATAGTCGAAATTGCCGTCGGCCTTGCGCGGATAGGCCATGCCGGTCTTGCCCTGTGCGCCCCAGCCGTCGGCAATGTCGCGCCGCTCGATAATCTCCATGGCCGCATCCATCGCCTCGGCGGAGACCGGCAGTTCGTGGTTCACCAGCTTCTTGAGGAATTCGATCTGCTCGCGCGGTGAGATTTTCAGCGAGGAGGCGATCCAGGCGCGCTCCAGCCCGTTGTTCTTGCCGGGATCGCCCGTCATGTCGGCATTGCCGTAGCCGAAGGCATCGGCGTAATCGCGCAGCTGTTCGTAGCCGAGAAATTCGGTGATGCGCTGTGAAAACCAGACGACGGAGAACTCCATCCAGCGTTTCGGCGTCGTCGGCTGGCGCCAGGCATCACCGCCCCAGTCCGGATAGCCCTTCATGAATGGCAGGACCGGCTCATTTGCATCTTCCAGATAGCCGGAATCGTAGCCCATCACGGCAAGCGGCACCTTGAAGGTGGAGGCGGGGGTGACACGGCTTGCGCAATCGCCCTTTTCCAGAATGACCTCGTTGCTCCCCGCATCGGCAACGATCGTACAAATAATGCGGGCTTGCGCAGGCGCGCTTATGCTGGCAGCCAGCAGGGTGCCGGCCGCGAAAAGGCGGATATTCATCACGTTTTCCTCGAATTCCGAATGGCTTGTGCATTCTGGATAGCAATGCTTTGATGCCCTGACAAAAGATCAATACTGGTCTTAGCCATTAGGAAAATTGGGGCATCGCCATGGTTCGGCCATACCTGCCGCTGAACGCCTTTCGCGCCTTCGAGGCCTCCGCCCGGCATCTCAGTTTTACGCGCTCGGCGATCGAGCTGAACGTCACGCAGGCGGCCGTCAGCCATCAGGTAAAGAGCCTGGAGGAACAGCTTGGCGTCGTCCTGTTCAAGCGCCTGCCGCGTGGGCTGATGATTACCGCCGAAGGCGAAAGCCTGCTGCCGGTGCTGCGCGACAGCTTTGATCGCATGGCGGATGCCGTGGAGCGTTTTCGCGGCGGCCATGTGCGGGAAATCCTGACGGTCGGCGCCGTCGGCACTTTCGCCGTCGGCTGGCTGCTGCCGCGCCTCGCGCCCTTCCGCGAGCGGCATCCCTTCGTGGAGGTGCGGCTTTCCACCAACAACAACCGC encodes:
- a CDS encoding glycosyltransferase family 10, coding for MGPINRAHGISPLARQLSAGFAQRHGMTFTFDPDARDYDWLAVYENMPPAGGERRPIRVEELACAPQNTILFTTEPSGIKIYSRAYTRQFGHVVTSQEPFALRHLGRVYSQAGLRWFYGNGSQHLMTADEIAKHFPEKTKVVGTVCSTKRQGHTLHRLRYDFTQAMAARMPDLDVFGRGHRPVDDKAEAIDPYKYHLAIENHLAPHHFTEKLADPFLGLSLPFYFGAPNAADYFPAESFIAIDIRKPDEAFAIMRAAIDNGEYEKRRPAIIEARRRVLEDHNILTLIANVVAKNGTAARGNGTAILKSQRASRKGHLLLTAGDFAFREALHLKNRIAGLLAR
- a CDS encoding SDR family oxidoreductase; its protein translation is MTRSQSARTAAKQRGIQDEVAEADCKDEGEKPKAMQAGARLYPVPPFPKQHQPKPGSEATLDPLPMYDAPFYKGSEKLKGKVALITGGDSGIGRAVAVLFAREGADVAIAHLAEGQDAKDTIAAVEKEGRRCIAFAGDVKDTAFCLQMVKCTVKDLGGLDILVNNAAFQVHTKDILDLSEEHFDETLKTNLYGYFFMAQAAVPHMKPGSAIINTGSVTGLEGSKALLDYSMTKGGIHAFTRSLAGQLVPRGIRVNAVAPGPVWTPLNPSDKEAEDVAKFGADTPMKRPAQPEELAPAYVFLASPQCSSYITGEVLPIIGGY
- the greA gene encoding transcription elongation factor GreA, whose product is MVEKVPMTHGGFVKLQEELRWRQQEERPRIIEAIAEARAHGDLSENAEYHAAKEAQSHNEGRIGELEDFVARAEVIDLSKMSGSTIKFGAKVKLMDEDTEEEKVYQIVGDQEADVKQGRISISSPIARALIGKEVGESIEVNAPGGSKAYEILAITWG
- the carB gene encoding carbamoyl-phosphate synthase large subunit produces the protein MPKRQDLKSILIIGAGPIVIGQACEFDYSGTQACKALKEEGYRVILVNSNPATIMTDPGLADATYVEPITPEVVAKIIAKERPDALLPTMGGQTALNTALSLKRMGVLDRYNVEMIGAKPAAIDMAEDRALFREAMARIGLETPKSLLANATEIKDVDRKAHEAERAKVKAQLSGDALDKALDELENQWNLGETDRKQRYMSHAMAIGAQALDTIGLPAIIRPSFTMGGTGGGIAYNRSEFFEIVNSGLDASPTTEVLIEESVLGWKEYEMEVVRDTADNCIIICSIENIDPMGVHTGDSITVAPALTLTDKEYQIMRNASIAVLREIGVETGGSNVQFAVNPENGRLVVIEMNPRVSRSSALASKATGFPIAKIAAKLAIGYTLDELENDITGGATPASFEPSIDYVVTKIPRFAFEKFPGAEPTLTTAMKSVGEVMAIGRTFAESLQKALRGLETGLTGLDEIEIPGLSDGNDKNAIRAAISTPTPDRLRMVAQALRLGFTLEEAHEGSKIDPWFLEQLKAIVDMEARIREHGLPEDAENLRMLKAMGFSDARLATLSAKRPKEVAELRNRLDVRPVFKRIDTCAAEFASPTAYMYSTYETPFAGATRSEAEISNRKKVVILGGGPNRIGQGIEFDYCCCHAAFALKDAGYEAIMINCNPETVSTDYDTSDRLYFEPLTAEDVIEILKAEQTNGELVGVIVQFGGQTPLKLAEALEKNGIPILGTAPDMIDLAEDRDRFQKLLQKLDLAQPNNGIAYSVEQARLVAAEIGFPLVVRPSYVLGGRAMQIIHSESMLQTYLLDTVPGLVPEDIKQRYPNDKTGQINTLLGKNPLLFDSYLSNAVEVDVDALCDGKDVFVSGIMEHIEEAGIHSGDSACSLPVHTLSNETVDELERQTKALAKALNVGGLMNVQYAIKDGTIYVLEVNPRASRTVPFVAKTIGAPIAKIAARVMAGESLDVAIAAYGEKPDPRNLKHIAVKEAVFPFARFPGVDTLLGPEMRSTGEVIGLDTDFALAFAKSQLGAGVDLPREGTVFVSVRDEDKERVLPAINILTGIGFKVMATSGTARFLAEKGIEAIKINKVQEGRPHIEDAIRNRQVSLVINTTDGNKAISDSKSLRRAALMQKVPYYTTMAGALAAAQAIRALKQGQLEVRPLQSYF
- a CDS encoding FAD-dependent monooxygenase, giving the protein MLPQETDVLIVGAGPSGLALAVTLQQAGIRPVIVDRLAAGGNTSRAAVVHAHTLEVLERIGVTDEFEARGLVLTRFALRDHDKALLELDFSMLPSRYAQILMIPQDETEAILAERLANLGGNVERGVSATTIEPDSSGATVHLETLDGPRTIRARYVVGGDGMHSVVRSAAGITFDGETYGESFVLADVHMDWGLSDEVTLFFSPEGMGVVAPLPDNRYRIVAPVEAAPEAPDAAFVQALLDARGPRRNPGRVRDVIWSSRFRVHHRVAPRYRSGPLFIMGDAAHVHSPAGGQGMNTGLVDAVVLGQLLADVLRGKAPEATLDLYEEKRRPAAAEVLELASRLTKVATVRSSLGRVVRNLTLRVLGSSPVFRRKLTLNLSGLARKGMGMVPPR
- the blaOXA gene encoding class D beta-lactamase, with the translated sequence MNIRLFAAGTLLAASISAPAQARIICTIVADAGSNEVILEKGDCASRVTPASTFKVPLAVMGYDSGYLEDANEPVLPFMKGYPDWGGDAWRQPTTPKRWMEFSVVWFSQRITEFLGYEQLRDYADAFGYGNADMTGDPGKNNGLERAWIASSLKISPREQIEFLKKLVNHELPVSAEAMDAAMEIIERRDIADGWGAQGKTGMAYPRKADGNFDYNRPWGWYVGWARRDERTVVFAQLVQDEKKQEPRTSLRARDSILQELPGILATD